The Gammaproteobacteria bacterium sequence CCTTTTCAAAAAATTCCAGCTCCACGCACTGCGTGGTGGGGTTGCCGGGAAAATTCAGCACCAGCATCTTGGGCTTCGGCCAGGTGTCCTTGATCGCCTTTTCCAGTTCGGTGAAAAAATCCAGATCGGGGGTGAGCGGCACGTGGCGGATATCCGCCCCGGCGATCACAAAACCGTAGGGATGGATAGGATAGGACGGGTTGGGCACCAGCACCGCATCGCCCGGGCCCACCGTCGCCAGCGCCAGATGGGCGAGACCTTCCTTGGAACCGATGGTGACAATCGCCTCGGTCTCGGGATCCAGCTCCACCTTGTAACGGTCCTTGTACCAGTTGCAGATGGCGCGACGCAGGCGCGGAATACCGCGTGACACCGAATAACGGTGCGTATTGCCGCGCTGGGTCACCTCGATCATCTTGTCGACAATGTGCTGCGGCGTGGGCTGATCCGGATTGCCCATGCCGAAATCCACAATATCCTCGCCACGCGCCCGGGCCTTGGCCTTCAGATCATTGACGATGTTAAAAACGTACGGCGGGAGGCGATTAATTCGCGTGAATTCGTCAAACATGGCGTTTCATGAACCTTCTAGTAAACCTTCTGTTAAGCATGGGTAATCTGACTCGGCGCAGTGGATTGTCGGTGCGAATGTCTATAAATAAATATAAATATCTGTAAAATCAGGAGCTTGAAAAACCAGCCCGGCCAGCAAAAAAAGAGCCAAAGTATACCTTAAGCGCTCGCAACTTGGCCATTGGCAAACCACCTTTTGGCAGGCAAACCTTTAAAATCAACAGCGCCGGGGGTTACTATCCAGACGGTTTACTATCCAGACACCCACCCGGTTTACTATCCTCCTACTATCTAGACACCCAACCCAGAGACACCCCCATGCAAGTCAATCTCGACCACGACATCCACTCCTACACCATCCGCGCCTACCAGCCCGGCGCCATCACCCTCACCGTCCCCTACTCGGCAGAGATTGCCCTGCAAAACCGCGGCGCCGAACCGACCTCCCGCCCCCTGGGCGTCGAAACCATCACCGGCAGCTTTATCGTCAGCCCCCGCCACCTGCTGCGCGACTGGGCACCCACCGACATCGACAGC is a genomic window containing:
- a CDS encoding Mth938-like domain-containing protein; the encoded protein is MQVNLDHDIHSYTIRAYQPGAITLTVPYSAEIALQNRGAEPTSRPLGVETITGSFIVSPRHLLRDWAPTDIDSLSANHLNAIIELQPELVLLGTGPRLIFPPHAILADLHRQRIGVEVMDTAAACRTYNILMAEGRFVVAGLINPQ